The genome window GGTATTTTCAGGAGAAAAAGTTTGGATTGTCCAAACTCGTCCAGTAACAACTGTATCAACAAAAGAATTAGCAGAAGCTGAAAAACCAGAAAAAATCAGCATCTCAGAAAATGATGTCTTACTAGAAGGTGTAGGAGCCTCCCCAGGAGTTGGAACAGGAGTAGTAAAAAAACTAAATTCTGCAGAGGAGCTAGCCAAGGTTAAGGAAGGAGATATTCTAGTTACTGAAATGACAAACCCGGATTTTGTACCTGCTATGAAAAGAGCTGCAGCAATAATCACTGATAAGGGTGGGAAAACTTCCCATGCTGCAATTGTCTCACGCGAGCTAGGAATTCCTTGTATTGTTGGCACCGAAACTGCAACAAAAGTTCTCAGCGATGAGGAACCTGTAACTGTAGTTGGAGAACATGGAAAAATATACAAAGGCAGGTTTTCAACTGAACAAATAAAGAATGTAGAAGGTAGCAAACACAAAACACCAAAAAAGAAACAAACTCTATCACAAGTTACTGCCACCAACTTATACGTAAATCTAGGGCAACCTGACTTAGCCAAAGAAATTGCCACCAAGAATGTGGATGGCGTTGGGCTTTTAAGAGCTGAATTCATGTTTGCTGAAATTGGTAAACATCCGCGAGCTTTAGTTGAGAAAGGTCAAGAAAACAAACTAAAAGAAACTCTTTCAACTGGCATATCCAAAATTGCCAAAGCGTTTGACCCCCGTCCTGTGGTTTACAGAACTAGTGACCTAAAAACCAATGAATACCATAATCTTGAAGGAGGAGAAGAATACGAAAAAGAAGAAGCAAACCCCATGCTAGGCTTCCGTGGAGCAGCTCGTTATATCGAAGATGCTCAAGTATTTAAGGTAGAACTAGAAGCGGTAAAAAAGGCAAGACAAAAACAACGCAATGTCTGGATAATGATCCCCTTTGTTCGAACACCAGAAGAATTGACAGAAGTAAAGAAAATAATGAGCAGTGTAGGACTGCATCGAAACTCGTCGTTCAAATTGTGGCTTATGGTAGAAATACCTTCTAACGTAATCCTACTGGAGAAGTTTATTGGAGTTGGAATTGATGGCGTCTCCATTGGCTCCAACGACCTCACACAACTAACTCTAGGAGTAGACAGAGACAATGCTAAATTAGCGGACCTCTTTGATGAAAGAAATGAAGCTGTCCAATGGATGATTCAAAAAACCATTCAAACAGCTGCTGCCCACGGCATTTCTTCATCTATTTGTGGACAAGCACCCACGCTTTATCCCCAACTAGTAAGAAAACTAGTAAGGTGGGGAATAACTAGCATTTCTGTAAGTCCTGATGCCATAGAAAAAACTCGGGAAATAATTTCCAATGCAGAAAAAGAAGTAGTTGGTAAATAAACATCTTGAATTAGAATATCTTTTGTAGATACACTATAAAACATGGCTAAAATAACAAAAATAAAAAGCAGTAAAATTATTGACTCACGCGGACAATGGACTTTAAAAACTCGTGTGTACTTGGAAGACGGTGCTACGGGGGTAGGAGAAGTCCCTTCTGGAATCTCCACTGGGTCAGAAGAAGCTGCTTTGATCCCAACAAAAGAAGCTATCAATAACATCCACAAGAAGCTGGCACCGGAACTCAAAGGTCTGAACTCTGCTGAACAAAGAAAACTGGATAAAAAGATGATAGACCTTGATGGAACAGAGAATAAAGCTGCTTTGGGAGGTAATTCCATTCTATCCATATCCTTAGCAATCTGCGACGCTACAGCCAAATCCCAGAACCAGCCCCTATATAAATATATTCGAACTTTATGCCCCACAAAAGAAAAAAATTGGAAAATGCCTATTCCTATGCTTTTAATGTTGGAGGGCGGAGAACATGCAAAAAACAGCATGGATTTTCAAGAATTTATGGTTACCCCTAAGGGTAATAATTTCCAAGAGAGAATTGACTTAGGATTAAATATATATCAAACCTTATTGCAAACTCTGAATACAAGTTCTTCTACCACAGCTGTTGGTACTGAGGGAGGATTTTCACCCCAAAAGATAAACCTGCACGATGCTTTTTCTCTTATTGAAAAGGCAATTGAAAAAGTGAAACAAGAGTGTGCTGGTATAGCCTTGGATATAGCTGCCAACTCCTTTTGCTCGGGAACACTTTACAAGCTCAGTGGCCTTGAACAAAACTATAATGCTGGCCGCCTTCTAACCTTCTACAAAGATCTCGTTGAGCACCATAAATTGTTAATTTCTCTTGAAGATCCTTTCGATGAAAACCACCCAGAATTTTGGGCTAAAGCTAAAAAAGCTTTTTCTAACCAAGTTGAAATAATCGGAGATGATATTTTAACCACAAATAAAAATAGACTAAAAAACGCCTTAGAAATGGACTTAATAACAGGAGTTATTGTTAAACCAAATCAAATAGGTACTCTTTCAGAAACTTTAGATTTTGCCCAAAACGCAAAAGAAAATGATTTAACTGTAGTTGTTTCTCATCGCGGTGGTGAAACTAACTCTAGCTTTATCTCCGATCTTGCAGTAGCACTAAATGCCAACTATATAAAGACTGGGGCACCAGCAAGAGGGGAACGGGTAGCTAAGTACAATCGACTACTAGAAATTGAACGCAGCCTCAGCAATACTTAGCTATACCACTACAAACTTAACGCGTATAAATTAATTTAAAAATGAAAATTAAACA of Patescibacteria group bacterium contains these proteins:
- the ppsA gene encoding phosphoenolpyruvate synthase — its product is MSDEKSEKLILWFSETSKEDTDLVGGKAANLGELKKINVPVPNGFTVTINAYFELLSRGGLKQKIETALKDLDVEDSGALQAASKEIETHILASPIPDHIRKAIVGAYRELSGAKDCSVAIRSSATAEDLPDASFAGQQETYLSIKGKENVLKAVQKCWASLFTSRAIFYRESKGFKHMEVGLAVPIQKMVKPETSGVLFTLEPLTNNPSKISIEAVFGTGEGLVQGSFTPDSYIVNKNTLEIEERVIAKQPFQVTAKGKVPVSKAWQEKQKLADNYIKELAKWGIKIEDHYQHPQDIEWVFSGEKVWIVQTRPVTTVSTKELAEAEKPEKISISENDVLLEGVGASPGVGTGVVKKLNSAEELAKVKEGDILVTEMTNPDFVPAMKRAAAIITDKGGKTSHAAIVSRELGIPCIVGTETATKVLSDEEPVTVVGEHGKIYKGRFSTEQIKNVEGSKHKTPKKKQTLSQVTATNLYVNLGQPDLAKEIATKNVDGVGLLRAEFMFAEIGKHPRALVEKGQENKLKETLSTGISKIAKAFDPRPVVYRTSDLKTNEYHNLEGGEEYEKEEANPMLGFRGAARYIEDAQVFKVELEAVKKARQKQRNVWIMIPFVRTPEELTEVKKIMSSVGLHRNSSFKLWLMVEIPSNVILLEKFIGVGIDGVSIGSNDLTQLTLGVDRDNAKLADLFDERNEAVQWMIQKTIQTAAAHGISSSICGQAPTLYPQLVRKLVRWGITSISVSPDAIEKTREIISNAEKEVVGK
- the eno gene encoding phosphopyruvate hydratase (catalyzes the formation of phosphoenolpyruvate from 2-phospho-D-glycerate in glycolysis), with the protein product MAKITKIKSSKIIDSRGQWTLKTRVYLEDGATGVGEVPSGISTGSEEAALIPTKEAINNIHKKLAPELKGLNSAEQRKLDKKMIDLDGTENKAALGGNSILSISLAICDATAKSQNQPLYKYIRTLCPTKEKNWKMPIPMLLMLEGGEHAKNSMDFQEFMVTPKGNNFQERIDLGLNIYQTLLQTLNTSSSTTAVGTEGGFSPQKINLHDAFSLIEKAIEKVKQECAGIALDIAANSFCSGTLYKLSGLEQNYNAGRLLTFYKDLVEHHKLLISLEDPFDENHPEFWAKAKKAFSNQVEIIGDDILTTNKNRLKNALEMDLITGVIVKPNQIGTLSETLDFAQNAKENDLTVVVSHRGGETNSSFISDLAVALNANYIKTGAPARGERVAKYNRLLEIERSLSNT